A single window of Ignavibacteriota bacterium DNA harbors:
- the rpsR gene encoding 30S ribosomal protein S18, whose protein sequence is MQTGNTFKPNKKTGKKKQNPLKDQRVVDYLDAKYLSRFTNDQGKILPRRITGVSAFQQRLVAQAVKYARHLALMPFVAQDVN, encoded by the coding sequence ATGCAAACCGGCAATACTTTTAAACCAAATAAAAAGACCGGAAAGAAAAAACAAAATCCGCTCAAAGATCAACGTGTAGTTGATTATCTTGATGCGAAATATTTATCAAGATTTACAAACGACCAAGGAAAAATTCTTCCACGAAGAATTACAGGTGTTTCTGCTTTTCAGCAGAGATTGGTTGCTCAGGCAGTCAAATATGCTCGACATTTGGCTTTAATGCCGTTTGTTGCTCAGGACGTAAATTAA
- a CDS encoding efflux RND transporter permease subunit, protein MSLSSLSIRRPILATVMSITIILFGIIGYTYLGVREYPSVDPAVITVSTTYIGANADVIETQITEPLEGSINGIAGIRSIKSVSRDGRSTITVEFNIEVDLENAANDVRDKVSRAQRSLPPDCDPPVVSKADADSGPILAVNLRSSSRNLLELTEIAQNVFKERMQTIDGVSEVNIWGSKRYSMRMWMDPKKLAIYGLTPLDIKNALNRENIELPSGLIEGRNTELTVRTLGRLYTVDDFNNLIIKDNGYSVVRFKDVGYSELFPENERTLLKRDGEAMVNVVVVPQPGANYINIVDECYKRIDIISRDLPDDVETLLGFDQTEFIRESIAEVKQTIFIAFFLVILIIFLFLRDWRTTLIPIIVIPIALIGSFFIMYIFNFSINVLTMLGLVLAIGLVVDDAIVVLENIYKKIELGMKPVEAGVAGAAEIFFAVIATTIALVAVFLPIMFLEGLTGRLFREFGVVIAGAVIISSFVALTLTPMLSTKLLRRREKQSKIYEISEPFFVGLTDLYRSSLDWFMTKRWLAFVVILASGGMIYFIGAGLQSELAPMEDRSEMRIVVNGAEGSTYEFMGNYINKLYREIDDNLPEKESIITITSPGFGASSSVNSGFIRIKLIKPEQRQQSQAQIADRISKIAKKNNDARAFVIQEQSIGTRRGGLPVQFVIQAQNIEKLKEFLPKFIEASEKDPTFELVDVNLKFSKPEIVIEINRNKSRDLGVSTQDIALTLQAAFSGQRFDYFVMNGKQYQVIGQLLRESRSMPVDLTSLYVKNSRGDLIQLDNLITIKERSSPPQLFRFNRFSSATVSASLASGKTIGDGILAMEKISKEILDDTFLTALDGPSKDFMESSSTLIYTFILALILIYLVLSAQFESFRDPFIIMFTVPLAISGAVISLVYWGETLNIFSQIGMIMLIGLVTKNGILIVEFANQQKAKGLGVVDAVKQAAVLRLRPILMTSLSTILGTLPIALAVGAGSGSRRSMGIAVIGGLIFSTILTLYVIPAVYSYFSDKSKSVSNMDLDSSSESIDSKAVNSEVLT, encoded by the coding sequence ATGAGTTTATCATCTCTAAGTATACGAAGACCTATTCTTGCAACTGTGATGTCAATAACGATTATACTTTTTGGTATAATTGGATATACATATTTGGGAGTGAGAGAATATCCGAGTGTTGACCCTGCAGTTATAACAGTTTCCACAACATATATTGGTGCAAATGCTGATGTAATTGAAACACAAATTACTGAGCCTCTTGAGGGCTCAATTAATGGTATCGCCGGTATTCGCTCCATTAAGTCAGTCAGCCGTGACGGACGTAGTACAATTACAGTTGAATTCAATATAGAAGTTGATTTGGAAAATGCTGCGAATGATGTCAGAGATAAAGTATCCAGAGCTCAAAGAAGTTTGCCTCCTGATTGTGATCCGCCTGTTGTATCAAAAGCAGACGCCGATTCAGGACCAATTCTTGCAGTAAACTTAAGAAGCAGTTCCAGAAATCTGCTTGAATTGACAGAAATAGCACAGAATGTATTCAAAGAGAGAATGCAGACCATTGATGGAGTAAGCGAAGTAAATATCTGGGGTTCAAAAAGATATTCGATGAGAATGTGGATGGACCCGAAAAAGCTCGCTATTTACGGTTTAACCCCACTTGACATAAAAAATGCACTTAATCGTGAAAATATTGAGCTACCTTCCGGATTGATTGAAGGCAGAAATACAGAACTTACCGTCAGAACGCTTGGCAGACTTTATACTGTAGATGATTTCAACAACCTGATTATCAAGGATAACGGATACAGTGTTGTAAGGTTTAAGGATGTAGGATATTCGGAATTATTCCCCGAAAATGAGAGAACTCTTCTCAAGCGAGACGGTGAAGCAATGGTTAATGTGGTAGTTGTACCACAACCGGGTGCTAATTACATAAATATTGTTGATGAATGTTATAAACGAATTGATATAATTTCTAGAGATTTACCTGATGATGTCGAAACTTTGCTTGGTTTTGATCAAACAGAATTTATCAGAGAATCAATTGCTGAGGTAAAGCAAACGATTTTTATCGCTTTTTTTCTTGTGATACTCATAATATTTCTGTTTCTGAGAGATTGGCGGACGACATTGATACCAATTATAGTTATTCCGATTGCACTTATTGGTTCATTTTTCATTATGTATATATTTAATTTTTCTATAAATGTTCTTACAATGCTTGGTTTGGTATTAGCAATCGGCTTGGTTGTTGATGACGCTATAGTGGTTCTTGAGAATATATACAAAAAAATTGAACTTGGGATGAAGCCTGTTGAAGCTGGTGTAGCAGGAGCAGCTGAAATATTTTTTGCCGTAATTGCAACTACAATAGCGCTCGTTGCAGTGTTTTTACCAATTATGTTTTTAGAAGGTCTGACAGGAAGATTATTCAGAGAATTTGGTGTTGTCATAGCAGGAGCTGTAATAATATCTTCGTTTGTAGCTTTAACTCTAACACCAATGCTTTCAACAAAATTACTTCGCAGACGCGAAAAACAAAGTAAAATCTATGAAATTTCGGAACCATTCTTTGTTGGATTAACTGATTTATACAGAAGTTCGCTAGATTGGTTTATGACTAAACGCTGGTTGGCTTTCGTTGTAATATTAGCTTCAGGTGGTATGATATACTTCATAGGTGCAGGGCTTCAAAGTGAATTGGCACCAATGGAAGACAGAAGCGAAATGCGTATTGTTGTTAACGGGGCAGAGGGAAGCACTTATGAATTTATGGGAAATTATATCAATAAATTATATCGTGAAATTGATGATAATCTGCCTGAAAAAGAATCAATAATTACAATCACAAGTCCCGGATTTGGTGCATCAAGCTCTGTAAATAGCGGATTTATAAGAATAAAACTTATAAAACCGGAGCAGCGTCAGCAGTCACAGGCACAAATTGCTGATAGAATATCCAAAATAGCTAAGAAAAATAATGATGCCAGAGCATTCGTGATTCAGGAGCAATCTATTGGCACAAGAAGAGGCGGGCTTCCGGTTCAGTTTGTTATCCAAGCTCAAAATATTGAAAAACTTAAGGAGTTTTTGCCGAAATTTATTGAGGCATCCGAGAAAGACCCAACATTCGAATTAGTGGATGTTAACTTGAAGTTCAGCAAACCTGAAATAGTTATCGAAATAAATCGAAATAAATCAAGAGATTTGGGTGTTTCAACCCAAGATATTGCACTAACATTGCAAGCTGCATTTTCTGGTCAAAGATTTGATTATTTTGTTATGAATGGAAAACAGTATCAGGTTATTGGACAATTGCTAAGAGAAAGCCGCTCTATGCCCGTTGATCTAACATCACTTTATGTAAAAAATTCCCGTGGAGATTTGATTCAGCTTGACAATTTAATAACTATCAAGGAAAGGAGCTCTCCACCACAATTATTTAGATTTAATCGCTTTTCCTCTGCGACTGTTTCTGCGAGTTTAGCGTCCGGAAAAACTATCGGTGATGGTATTCTTGCAATGGAGAAGATTTCTAAAGAGATACTTGATGATACTTTCCTTACGGCTTTAGATGGTCCCTCAAAGGACTTTATGGAAAGTTCATCTACCCTTATTTATACTTTTATTCTGGCGTTAATATTAATATATTTGGTACTTTCGGCTCAGTTCGAGAGCTTCAGAGACCCGTTTATAATTATGTTTACTGTGCCTCTTGCTATATCAGGTGCTGTAATAAGTCTGGTATATTGGGGCGAAACTTTAAATATTTTCAGTCAGATAGGTATGATTATGCTCATTGGCTTGGTTACCAAAAATGGAATTTTGATAGTAGAGTTTGCAAACCAACAAAAAGCAAAAGGGCTTGGCGTGGTGGACGCTGTAAAACAGGCAGCTGTACTAAGACTCAGGCCAATATTAATGACTTCACTTTCAACTATTCTCGGGACTCTTCCAATTGCACTTGCGGTCGGAGCAGGTTCTGGAAGCAGAAGGTCAATGGGTATTGCCGTAATTGGTGGATTGATATTTTCAACGATTTTAACACTTTATGTAATTCCTGCGGTTTATTCATATTTTTCTGATAAATCAAAATCAGTGTCAAACATGGATTTAGATAGTTCATCAGAGTCAATTGATTCTAAAGCGGTAAACTCAGAGGTGTTAACATGA
- a CDS encoding UDP-N-acetylmuramate--L-alanine ligase: MFKSVKRIHFVGIGGIGMSAIAEILINQGFEVSGSDLYPSQNTDYLENIGAKIVFGHNKDNISDSQVVVYSSAVNPQDNPETMEALERGIPIVRRAEMLAEVSRLNYCLAVAGTHGKTTTTSMIGLIFIKAGYDPTVIVGGRLADFGGTNARLGQGNWTVVEADEYDRSFLQLLPTISIINNIEPEHLDIYRDFDDIKDTFTEFANKAPFYGLVAVGIDDVGSREILGRINKQITTFGIDDSADYTAKNIITDSRIIVADIYEKGILLGKMEINIPGLHNLKNALGAISVARNLGIPFDKITEALHEFKGVYRRFDIKGEFDGVIVVDDYAHHPTEIKATLSAARNGWTERRIVAAFQPHTFTRTRAMWKEFAESFDDADVVIVSEIYPAREKPIYGITGKMIYDYMLKNADREVYYIPTLEGIDDFNQEFLKAGDLFITIGAGNICNCAEKFLV, from the coding sequence ATGTTTAAAAGTGTCAAGAGAATTCATTTTGTAGGAATTGGCGGTATTGGAATGAGTGCAATAGCTGAAATTCTTATTAATCAAGGCTTTGAAGTTAGTGGCTCTGATCTTTATCCATCTCAAAACACAGACTATCTTGAGAATATAGGCGCTAAAATTGTTTTCGGACATAATAAAGATAATATTTCTGATTCACAGGTTGTAGTTTATTCGAGTGCTGTCAACCCGCAGGATAATCCGGAGACAATGGAAGCTCTTGAACGCGGAATTCCTATTGTCAGACGAGCAGAAATGCTTGCAGAAGTTTCACGTCTGAATTACTGTCTGGCGGTGGCGGGAACTCACGGCAAAACCACAACTACATCTATGATTGGACTGATTTTTATCAAAGCCGGCTATGACCCGACAGTGATTGTCGGAGGAAGACTTGCTGATTTCGGTGGTACTAATGCAAGATTAGGTCAGGGCAATTGGACTGTTGTCGAAGCCGATGAATATGACCGTTCTTTTTTGCAACTTTTACCCACTATATCAATAATTAACAATATCGAGCCCGAACATCTTGACATATACCGTGATTTTGACGACATCAAAGATACATTTACTGAATTTGCTAATAAAGCACCATTTTATGGTTTGGTTGCCGTTGGAATTGATGATGTCGGCTCAAGAGAAATTTTGGGCAGAATAAATAAACAGATTACAACTTTTGGAATTGATGATTCTGCTGATTATACTGCAAAAAATATTATTACCGACAGCCGTATAATTGTTGCCGACATATATGAAAAAGGCATTTTACTCGGAAAAATGGAGATTAATATTCCCGGATTGCATAATTTGAAAAATGCACTTGGTGCTATTTCTGTCGCAAGAAACCTGGGAATTCCTTTTGATAAAATTACTGAAGCATTGCATGAATTTAAAGGAGTTTATCGCAGATTTGATATCAAAGGTGAATTTGACGGTGTTATTGTCGTTGATGATTACGCTCATCATCCTACTGAAATAAAAGCCACACTTTCAGCTGCTCGAAACGGATGGACAGAACGTCGTATTGTAGCCGCCTTTCAGCCACATACATTCACAAGAACAAGAGCAATGTGGAAGGAATTTGCAGAATCTTTTGATGATGCCGATGTTGTGATTGTAAGTGAAATTTATCCTGCAAGAGAGAAGCCGATATACGGCATTACAGGAAAAATGATCTATGACTATATGCTTAAAAATGCTGACCGAGAAGTATATTACATTCCAACATTGGAAGGAATTGATGATTTTAATCAGGAATTTCTGAAAGCAGGAGATTTGTTTATTACAATAGGTGCCGGTAATATTTGCAACTGTGCTGAGAAGTTTTTGGTTTAA
- a CDS encoding peptidylprolyl isomerase, with amino-acid sequence MNAQKATKSTDPVIAEIGKTKITASELENAFKKNMSRTTDNLFKMSKDSILDFINLYTNFKLKVIDAVQRGMLKDSSVISEIKQNRRILSESFYYDKMLTEKNVDKFLKMREKEYQVAIILAAIKQTVDVIDTTEAYRKITTALERIKNGADFADVARATSDDYETGKFGGLISNYVTSGKVQRPIEDAIYSTKPGDIYPEVIKTSYGYFLLKVLDESERLLVKGRHILVGVDENRDSTTAYHKADSLLKLIKSGADFSKLAKENSDDLTTAVNGGDMGGYYSRSTGMQESAYPLVTEFESVLYGLKDGQISGVVYTNYGAHIIRRDSTKLPDFNAEKDELRRLYKRLYFKEDQTKLLDSLRNLYKFKLYDDVLYQFASFLDTNGTNLADNWDSEVPERIKNNVIYEVLGKNVKVSKLIELLKEDQKLRGANLNPSGLVAAIYSIVESVVFDEATKNLEKDYVEFDHLMKEFSDGILLFKVEAQEVWDKMKFDTVLAKTYYDSTKSRYLTQDAYDVSEIYFLDKKTADSVYKRIIAGENFDDVANKETQRSGYRDKKGHWGFVNVKTNSLARHAHDMNAKAGQVLEPVLNEPGYSIILVNAHQPPRPKTFEEAIPDFSAQYQEILQSKLLNQWLNSVRKKNPVKINEAELNKLLSEK; translated from the coding sequence TTGAATGCTCAAAAAGCAACGAAATCAACCGATCCTGTAATAGCGGAAATTGGAAAAACAAAAATAACTGCTTCAGAACTTGAAAATGCTTTCAAAAAAAATATGAGCAGGACAACCGATAACCTTTTCAAAATGTCAAAAGACAGTATTCTTGATTTTATTAATCTTTACACTAATTTCAAACTAAAAGTAATTGATGCTGTACAAAGAGGTATGCTCAAAGACAGTTCGGTAATAAGTGAAATTAAGCAGAACAGGCGAATTTTGTCTGAATCTTTTTATTACGACAAAATGTTAACTGAAAAAAATGTAGATAAATTCCTAAAGATGCGGGAAAAAGAATATCAAGTTGCTATCATATTAGCAGCAATTAAGCAAACAGTTGACGTAATTGATACTACTGAAGCCTACAGAAAAATTACTACTGCACTCGAAAGAATAAAAAATGGTGCTGATTTTGCTGATGTTGCACGAGCTACATCAGATGATTATGAAACAGGCAAATTCGGTGGTTTAATATCAAATTATGTTACTTCAGGCAAAGTTCAAAGACCTATCGAAGATGCAATTTACAGTACAAAACCAGGCGATATTTATCCTGAAGTTATTAAAACAAGTTATGGATACTTCCTGCTTAAAGTTCTCGATGAATCAGAAAGACTTTTGGTAAAAGGAAGACATATTCTTGTTGGTGTTGATGAAAACAGAGACAGTACAACTGCATATCATAAAGCAGATAGTCTCCTTAAACTAATCAAATCAGGTGCAGATTTTTCAAAGTTAGCCAAAGAGAATTCTGATGACCTGACAACTGCTGTAAATGGTGGTGATATGGGTGGTTATTATTCCCGCTCAACAGGTATGCAGGAAAGTGCATATCCGCTTGTAACTGAATTTGAAAGTGTTTTATACGGTTTAAAGGATGGACAGATTTCAGGGGTTGTATATACTAATTACGGCGCTCATATAATCAGACGTGATTCAACAAAACTTCCTGATTTCAATGCTGAAAAGGATGAACTCAGACGCCTTTACAAAAGACTTTATTTCAAAGAAGACCAGACAAAGCTTCTGGACTCGCTACGAAATCTATATAAATTCAAATTATACGATGATGTTCTGTACCAGTTTGCTTCTTTCCTCGATACAAATGGTACTAATTTAGCCGATAATTGGGATTCTGAAGTTCCTGAAAGAATTAAAAACAATGTAATTTATGAAGTTTTAGGTAAAAATGTAAAAGTATCAAAGCTTATTGAATTATTGAAAGAAGACCAGAAATTAAGAGGTGCAAACCTTAATCCTTCAGGTTTAGTAGCAGCAATATACTCCATAGTTGAATCGGTTGTTTTTGATGAAGCTACTAAAAATCTTGAAAAGGATTACGTTGAATTTGACCATTTAATGAAAGAATTCAGTGACGGAATATTGCTTTTCAAGGTTGAAGCTCAGGAAGTTTGGGATAAAATGAAGTTTGATACGGTTCTGGCTAAAACATATTATGATTCTACTAAGAGCAGATATTTGACTCAGGATGCCTATGATGTTTCGGAAATTTATTTCCTTGATAAAAAAACAGCTGATTCAGTATATAAAAGAATAATTGCAGGTGAAAATTTTGATGATGTTGCCAACAAAGAAACACAGAGATCAGGCTACAGAGACAAAAAAGGTCATTGGGGATTTGTTAATGTCAAAACAAACTCCCTTGCAAGACATGCTCATGATATGAACGCTAAAGCCGGTCAAGTCCTCGAACCTGTTTTAAATGAGCCCGGTTATTCAATTATTCTGGTAAATGCTCATCAGCCACCAAGACCAAAGACCTTTGAGGAAGCTATACCTGATTTTTCTGCTCAATATCAGGAAATTTTACAAAGTAAACTGCTTAATCAATGGCTTAATTCAGTCAGAAAAAAAAATCCTGTTAAAATAAATGAAGCAGAGTTAAACAAGTTATTAAGTGAGAAATAA
- a CDS encoding TolC family protein — MKIVFFLIFLFTSLTLKVFTQDNTLTLQDAVKIALENNYSIKIAESSAKIDENNLTMGNAGFLPFLDATGRLNRASQDVEQEFLDGRRIERDGAKSNAYEGSLSLNWTIFDGFRMFVNYDRLTDLKDIGQLRLKSQVEMTLRDVINGFYNILRQQKALEVASENLKISRSRYQFTNDRFEVGTASRIELLQAGVDLNSDISDSLDQQISYDNMKIDFNRLLNLELDNDFTVAGDIEIDSEYSKNVLEMIDNNIDVKISNKIVEINKYDIEALRSEFYPRIAFYSNFNYSRQESEAGFVVSNTSRGLNYGLNLSVNIFDGLNTSRQVENAQVSVEISEYMLRELRLAVKSAVSTSLNGFIKFKELSRFESQNVEAARENMVLAEESLNLGLMSALEFRETQRRLANAKLRLITSVYNAKINETELLRLTGSLVKEH; from the coding sequence ATGAAAATAGTATTTTTTTTGATATTTTTATTTACTTCATTAACATTAAAAGTATTCACTCAGGATAATACACTTACTCTACAGGATGCTGTCAAAATTGCACTTGAGAATAATTATTCAATAAAAATTGCTGAAAGTTCTGCAAAAATTGATGAAAATAATCTAACAATGGGTAATGCCGGTTTTCTGCCGTTTTTAGATGCAACCGGCAGGTTAAATCGTGCCAGCCAGGATGTTGAACAGGAATTTTTAGATGGTAGAAGAATCGAAAGGGACGGGGCGAAATCTAATGCTTATGAAGGCAGTCTAAGTCTGAACTGGACTATATTTGACGGTTTCAGAATGTTTGTAAACTATGACAGACTCACCGATTTGAAAGATATCGGACAATTAAGACTTAAATCTCAAGTTGAGATGACTCTTCGTGATGTAATAAATGGATTTTACAATATTCTTCGACAGCAAAAGGCTCTTGAAGTTGCTAGCGAAAACCTGAAAATTTCCCGTAGTCGTTATCAATTCACTAATGACAGATTTGAGGTTGGTACAGCATCAAGGATAGAGCTACTTCAGGCTGGTGTTGATCTGAATTCTGATATTTCCGACTCATTAGACCAGCAAATTTCTTATGATAATATGAAAATTGACTTCAACAGATTGCTTAACTTAGAGCTGGATAATGATTTTACTGTCGCAGGCGATATTGAAATTGATTCCGAATATTCAAAAAATGTACTGGAAATGATTGATAATAATATTGATGTCAAAATTTCAAATAAAATTGTCGAAATTAATAAGTATGATATTGAAGCTTTAAGGTCAGAATTTTATCCGAGAATAGCATTTTACAGCAATTTCAATTACAGCAGGCAGGAGTCTGAAGCCGGCTTTGTAGTAAGCAATACATCTCGCGGCTTAAATTACGGGCTTAACCTGTCTGTAAACATATTTGACGGACTTAATACTTCCAGACAAGTTGAAAATGCTCAGGTCAGTGTTGAAATTTCAGAATATATGCTTCGTGAATTGAGACTTGCTGTTAAAAGTGCAGTAAGCACATCTCTGAACGGCTTTATAAAATTCAAGGAATTAAGCAGATTCGAAAGCCAGAATGTGGAGGCTGCAAGAGAAAATATGGTGCTTGCTGAGGAAAGTTTAAATTTAGGTTTGATGTCTGCTCTTGAGTTCAGAGAGACACAACGCAGACTTGCAAATGCTAAGTTGCGACTGATTACATCAGTTTATAATGCTAAAATAAACGAAACCGAGCTTCTAAGACTAACCGGAAGTTTAGTAAAAGAACATTAA
- a CDS encoding efflux RND transporter periplasmic adaptor subunit: MNKNLAKKIFLWSLVFIAILALVLPKFLSKQSDDIPTLESKANNTKSEITVNAIVAEFSNVSKTVFAIGTLLGDEEIELKSEISGRITKLNLVEGARVRKGDLLIKLNDNDLQAQLKKAEERLKYLQLTESRQKLLFEKQGISRQDYDLALSELTSQKAEIDYIKAMIERTEIRAPFDGVAGLKYVSEGAYITPSSTIVSLQKIDFLKIDFSVPQKYYNYVSKGSLLKFRVPPDTTKYHVSVLATEPKIDELTRTFKIRGRFSNLNKNLLPGSYAEVDIITDDRPNTIMIPSIALIPDLKSEYVFVFKNGVVDKRDVRTGTRNPEQIEITGGLNQGDTIITSGIMQIKPGDTVRVSINNYSSFN; the protein is encoded by the coding sequence ATGAATAAGAATTTAGCAAAAAAGATTTTTCTTTGGTCATTAGTTTTCATAGCCATTTTAGCTTTGGTATTGCCAAAATTTCTGAGTAAACAATCTGATGATATTCCCACTTTAGAATCAAAAGCAAATAACACTAAAAGTGAAATAACTGTCAATGCAATTGTTGCCGAGTTTTCAAATGTCAGCAAAACAGTATTTGCTATCGGAACATTACTCGGTGATGAAGAAATTGAATTAAAATCCGAAATTTCAGGTAGAATTACAAAATTAAATCTTGTTGAGGGTGCCAGAGTCAGAAAAGGTGATTTACTTATCAAGCTTAATGATAACGATTTGCAAGCTCAACTGAAAAAAGCGGAAGAAAGGTTGAAATATTTGCAATTAACAGAATCCAGACAAAAATTGCTTTTTGAGAAGCAAGGCATAAGCCGTCAGGATTATGATTTAGCCCTGAGTGAGTTGACTTCGCAAAAAGCAGAAATTGACTATATTAAAGCAATGATTGAACGTACTGAAATTCGAGCTCCCTTTGATGGTGTCGCCGGTTTGAAATATGTCAGTGAAGGAGCTTATATAACCCCTTCTAGTACAATCGTTTCTCTACAAAAAATTGATTTTCTTAAAATTGATTTTTCTGTACCTCAAAAGTATTACAATTACGTAAGTAAAGGTAGTTTACTCAAATTTCGGGTACCACCGGATACGACAAAGTATCATGTTAGTGTGCTAGCGACGGAGCCCAAAATTGATGAACTTACCAGAACTTTTAAAATCAGAGGCAGATTCAGTAATTTGAACAAAAATTTACTTCCCGGTTCTTATGCGGAAGTAGATATCATCACAGACGACAGGCCAAATACAATCATGATTCCAAGCATAGCATTGATTCCTGATTTGAAGTCCGAATATGTATTTGTATTTAAAAATGGAGTTGTTGATAAACGTGATGTCCGAACCGGAACAAGAAATCCCGAACAAATTGAGATTACCGGTGGATTAAATCAGGGCGATACCATCATTACATCAGGTATAATGCAAATTAAACCTGGCGATACAGTTAGAGTAAGTATTAATAATTATAGCAGTTTCAATTAA
- a CDS encoding peptidylprolyl isomerase: MKRFFALIIMIFSAVIFAFSQTVPREGASLDKIAAIVGDEIIMQSDIDGQLYFMSQYDKSIDVNDKNAKKKILESMIDNLLMVNRAKLDSIEVSAEEVNQRMELHLQSEVQRFGSEKRVEQVYGMSMPRIKNDIKEKIKQNLLVQNLVQIKFADIKVSQKEVEEFYDEKQDSLPVVPLAIELHHIVKKVKASSDQKKIAYDLAVKVRDSILSGGSFSDFAKNYSSDPGTVNSGGELGWFDKGKLFPEFEKAAFSLSTGELSMPVETPFGFHIIQTLEKRSDAINTRHILFKVGQSDTDVDDAIDKLKEIKQKVLNGESFESLAKQFSDDKETRGFGGLIGKLPISELPEPVKVLVDSLKEGGVSDPLPYKNDPTEPSYHIVYIKRFINEHKVNLKDDYREVELLAIEYKKRRLYSEWVDKLRQELYWEIKD, encoded by the coding sequence ATGAAACGTTTTTTTGCGTTAATAATAATGATATTTTCTGCCGTAATTTTTGCTTTTTCTCAGACTGTACCGCGTGAAGGAGCCAGTCTTGATAAAATAGCTGCTATTGTCGGGGATGAAATAATTATGCAGTCAGATATTGACGGGCAGCTATATTTCATGTCCCAGTATGATAAGTCAATAGATGTGAATGATAAAAATGCGAAAAAGAAAATCCTCGAAAGTATGATTGATAATCTGCTTATGGTTAATCGTGCCAAGCTGGATTCAATAGAAGTATCAGCTGAAGAAGTCAATCAAAGGATGGAACTTCATCTTCAATCCGAAGTCCAGAGATTTGGTTCAGAGAAAAGAGTTGAGCAGGTTTACGGTATGTCAATGCCTAGAATTAAAAATGACATCAAGGAAAAGATTAAGCAAAATTTACTTGTTCAAAATCTTGTGCAAATAAAATTTGCTGATATTAAAGTTTCTCAGAAAGAAGTAGAAGAATTCTATGATGAAAAACAAGACTCTCTTCCTGTAGTTCCTCTTGCAATCGAACTTCATCATATTGTCAAGAAAGTAAAGGCAAGTTCGGACCAAAAGAAAATTGCTTATGATTTGGCAGTAAAAGTTAGGGACTCAATTCTTAGTGGTGGCAGTTTCTCGGATTTTGCAAAAAATTACAGTTCCGATCCGGGCACTGTAAATTCAGGTGGTGAGCTTGGATGGTTTGATAAAGGTAAACTTTTTCCTGAATTTGAAAAAGCTGCTTTCAGCCTTTCTACCGGAGAGCTTTCTATGCCTGTCGAAACTCCGTTTGGATTTCATATAATTCAAACTTTAGAAAAAAGGTCAGACGCTATTAACACGCGTCATATACTTTTTAAAGTAGGACAATCAGACACAGATGTTGATGATGCAATTGATAAATTGAAAGAAATCAAGCAAAAAGTATTGAATGGAGAATCTTTCGAATCTCTTGCAAAGCAATTTTCCGATGACAAAGAAACTCGCGGATTTGGGGGTTTGATAGGCAAACTTCCCATCAGTGAATTACCGGAACCTGTAAAAGTATTGGTTGATTCATTGAAGGAAGGTGGGGTAAGTGACCCTCTGCCATATAAAAATGACCCTACAGAACCCTCTTATCATATTGTTTATATAAAACGTTTCATTAACGAGCATAAAGTAAATCTTAAAGATGACTACCGTGAAGTAGAACTATTGGCGATTGAATATAAAAAAAGAAGATTATACTCCGAGTGGGTTGATAAATTAAGACAAGAACTATATTGGGAAATCAAAGATTAG
- the rpmE gene encoding 50S ribosomal protein L31, translating into MKKGIHPFYQTVEVIMTDGSTFQTRSCYKNEKMVLEIDSKSHPFFTGKQVLVDTAGRVDRFNKRFAKAQEMMSKKKETN; encoded by the coding sequence ATGAAAAAAGGTATTCATCCATTCTATCAGACTGTCGAGGTCATAATGACCGACGGCTCAACATTCCAGACCCGTTCCTGCTATAAGAACGAAAAAATGGTATTGGAAATTGACTCAAAGTCTCATCCGTTCTTTACCGGAAAACAAGTATTGGTTGATACGGCTGGCCGTGTTGACAGATTTAACAAACGTTTTGCTAAAGCTCAGGAAATGATGAGCAAAAAAAAGGAGACTAATTAA